In one window of Paraburkholderia phymatum STM815 DNA:
- a CDS encoding LapA family protein: MKFIVWLIRVLVFVLLLVLALSNTQSATLNFLAGYAWQAPLILIGLAFFVVGLLAGLVSSLPAMFRLRMENGRLKRDLRVARETPAAVEEPPMPPLI, encoded by the coding sequence ATGAAATTTATCGTCTGGCTGATTCGCGTGCTGGTATTCGTGCTGCTGCTGGTGCTCGCACTGTCCAATACGCAGAGCGCTACGCTGAATTTCCTCGCCGGGTATGCATGGCAGGCGCCGTTGATTCTGATCGGACTGGCGTTCTTCGTCGTGGGTCTGCTGGCCGGCCTCGTGTCGTCGCTGCCCGCAATGTTCCGTCTGCGCATGGAAAACGGCCGCCTGAAGCGCGACCTGCGGGTGGCGCGGGAAACGCCCGCGGCCGTCGAAGAGCCGCCGATGCCACCGCTCATCTAG
- a CDS encoding integration host factor subunit beta, producing the protein MTKSELVAQLATRFPQLVLKDADFAVKTMLDAMSDALANGHRIEIRGFGSFGLNRRPSRVGRNPKSGEKVLVPEKHVPHFKPGKELRERVDRNAGEPLKADAADDDL; encoded by the coding sequence ATGACCAAATCGGAATTGGTCGCCCAGCTGGCTACGCGATTTCCGCAACTTGTTCTCAAGGATGCGGATTTCGCGGTGAAGACGATGCTCGATGCGATGTCGGACGCCTTGGCGAACGGCCATCGCATCGAAATTCGCGGCTTCGGCAGCTTTGGCCTGAACCGCCGTCCGTCCCGCGTCGGACGCAACCCGAAGTCGGGTGAAAAAGTGCTGGTGCCTGAGAAGCACGTACCACATTTCAAGCCTGGCAAGGAGTTGCGCGAGCGCGTCGACCGTAATGCGGGCGAGCCTCTGAAAGCCGATGCCGCGGACGACGATCTTTGA
- the rpsA gene encoding 30S ribosomal protein S1, whose translation MQIQIFMSDLQTSTPNTESFAALFEESLTKQDMRAGEVISAEVVRVDHNFVVVNAGLKSEAYIPLEEFLNDAGEVEVQAGDFVSVAIDALENGYGDTILSRDKAKRLASWLSLEKALDNNELVTGTITGKVKGGMTVMVNGIRAFLPGSLVDTRPVKDTTPYEGKTLEFRVIKLDRKRNNVVLSRRAVIEATQGEERAKLLETLKEGAIVEGVVKNITDYGAFVDLGGIDGLLHITDIAWRRVRHPSEVLSVGQEVTAKILKFDQEKNRVSLGIKQLGDDPWEGISRRYPSGTRLFGKVTNITDYGAFVEVESGIEGLVHVSEMDWTNKNVAPSKVVQLGDEVEVMVLEIDEDRRRISLGMKQCKPNPWDDFSRNFKKGDKLQGAIKSITDFGVFIGLPGGIDGLVHLSDLSWSETGEEAVRKYKKGDEVEAIVLGIDVEKERISLGIKQLEGDPFSNFVAMNDKGSIVDGVVKTVDAKGAVVQLTADVEGYLRASEIAQDRVEDARNVLKEGDKVNAMIINIDRKSRGINLSIKAKDSAEQQEAMRGLQADTSSAASGTTNLGALLKAKLDGQNQ comes from the coding sequence ATGCAAATTCAGATTTTTATGTCCGACCTGCAAACCTCTACCCCGAATACCGAATCTTTTGCGGCTCTGTTCGAAGAGTCGCTGACCAAGCAGGACATGCGCGCGGGCGAAGTGATCTCCGCCGAAGTCGTGCGTGTCGACCACAACTTCGTGGTCGTGAACGCTGGTCTCAAGTCCGAAGCCTACATCCCGCTCGAAGAGTTCCTGAATGACGCGGGCGAGGTAGAAGTGCAGGCGGGCGACTTCGTTTCCGTCGCGATCGACGCGCTGGAAAACGGCTATGGCGACACCATCCTGTCGCGCGACAAGGCGAAGCGCCTCGCTTCGTGGCTGTCGCTGGAAAAGGCCCTCGACAACAACGAACTCGTGACGGGCACGATCACGGGCAAAGTCAAGGGCGGCATGACCGTCATGGTCAACGGCATCCGCGCGTTCCTGCCGGGCTCGCTGGTCGACACGCGCCCGGTGAAGGACACGACGCCGTACGAAGGCAAGACGCTGGAATTCCGCGTCATCAAGCTGGATCGCAAGCGTAACAACGTGGTGCTGTCGCGCCGCGCAGTGATCGAAGCGACCCAGGGCGAAGAACGCGCAAAGCTGCTCGAAACGCTGAAGGAAGGTGCGATCGTCGAAGGTGTGGTCAAGAACATCACCGACTACGGCGCGTTCGTGGACCTCGGCGGTATCGACGGCCTGCTGCACATCACCGACATCGCATGGCGTCGCGTGCGTCACCCGAGCGAAGTTCTGTCGGTTGGCCAGGAAGTCACGGCAAAGATTCTCAAGTTCGACCAGGAAAAGAACCGCGTTTCGCTCGGTATCAAGCAACTGGGCGATGATCCGTGGGAAGGCATCTCGCGCCGCTACCCGTCGGGCACGCGCCTGTTCGGCAAGGTCACGAACATCACCGACTACGGCGCGTTCGTTGAAGTCGAGTCGGGCATCGAAGGCCTCGTGCACGTGTCGGAAATGGACTGGACGAACAAGAACGTTGCACCGTCGAAGGTTGTCCAGCTGGGCGATGAAGTCGAAGTCATGGTCCTCGAGATCGACGAAGACCGCCGTCGTATCAGCCTCGGCATGAAGCAGTGCAAGCCGAATCCGTGGGATGACTTCAGCCGCAACTTCAAGAAGGGCGACAAGCTGCAAGGCGCCATCAAGTCGATCACCGACTTCGGCGTCTTCATCGGTCTGCCTGGCGGCATCGACGGTCTGGTTCACCTGTCGGACCTGTCGTGGTCGGAAACGGGCGAAGAAGCTGTTCGCAAGTACAAGAAGGGCGACGAAGTGGAAGCGATCGTTCTCGGCATCGACGTCGAGAAGGAACGCATTTCGCTGGGCATCAAGCAGCTCGAAGGCGACCCGTTCAGCAACTTCGTTGCAATGAACGACAAGGGTTCGATCGTCGACGGCGTGGTCAAGACGGTGGACGCGAAGGGTGCAGTGGTTCAGCTGACGGCTGACGTCGAAGGCTACCTGCGCGCTTCGGAAATCGCACAAGACCGTGTGGAAGACGCTCGCAATGTGCTGAAGGAAGGCGACAAGGTCAATGCGATGATCATCAACATCGACCGCAAGTCGCGCGGCATCAACCTGTCGATCAAGGCGAAGGATTCGGCTGAGCAGCAGGAAGCGATGCGCGGCCTGCAAGCCGACACGAGCTCGGCAGCAAGCGGCACGACGAACCTCGGCGCGCTGCTGAAGGCCAAGCTCGACGGCCAGAACCAGTAA
- the aroA gene encoding 3-phosphoshikimate 1-carboxyvinyltransferase: protein MEHLDLGPFSRASGTVRLPGSKSISNRVLLLAALAEGETTITNLLDSDDTRVMLDALEKLGVKFKRDGDTCVVTGTRGALPAARADLFLGNAGTAVRPLTAALAVNGGDYRIHGVPRMHERPIGDLVDGLRQIGAKIDYEENEGFPPLRIRPAQISVDAPIRVRGDVSSQFLTALLMTLPLVKTESGETIVEVSGELISKPYIEITIRLMERFGIKVERFGWERFTIPSGVRYQSPGKIMVEGDASSASYFLAAGALGGGPLRVEGVGRASIQGDVGFATALMKMGANVTMGDDWIEVRGVGNDHGKLDPIDMDFNLIPDAAMTIAVAALFADGTTTLRNIGSWRVKETDRIAAMATELSKVGAKVQAGEDFLVVTPPEQLTPNAAIDTYDDHRMAMCFSLVSLGGVPVRINDPKCVGKTFPDYFERFLALTQP, encoded by the coding sequence ATGGAACATCTCGATCTCGGACCATTTTCCCGTGCTTCCGGCACGGTTCGTCTGCCAGGCTCGAAGAGCATTTCGAACCGCGTGCTGCTGCTCGCGGCGTTGGCCGAAGGCGAGACGACGATCACGAATCTGCTCGATTCCGACGACACGCGGGTGATGCTCGACGCGCTCGAAAAGCTCGGCGTGAAGTTCAAGCGCGACGGCGACACCTGTGTCGTGACAGGCACGCGCGGCGCGCTGCCTGCGGCGCGCGCGGACCTCTTTCTCGGGAACGCCGGCACGGCGGTGCGGCCGCTGACAGCGGCGCTCGCCGTGAATGGCGGCGACTACCGGATTCACGGGGTGCCGCGCATGCACGAGCGGCCGATCGGCGATCTGGTCGACGGATTGCGGCAGATCGGCGCGAAGATCGACTACGAAGAGAACGAAGGCTTCCCGCCGCTGCGCATCCGCCCGGCGCAGATTTCGGTCGACGCGCCCATCCGCGTGCGCGGCGACGTGTCGAGCCAGTTCCTGACGGCGCTGCTGATGACGCTGCCGCTCGTGAAGACGGAAAGCGGCGAGACGATTGTCGAAGTGTCAGGCGAACTGATTTCCAAGCCGTACATCGAGATCACGATCCGGCTGATGGAACGCTTCGGCATCAAGGTCGAGCGTTTCGGCTGGGAGCGCTTCACGATTCCGAGTGGCGTGCGTTATCAGTCGCCGGGCAAGATCATGGTGGAAGGCGACGCATCGTCGGCGTCGTACTTCCTCGCGGCGGGCGCGCTGGGCGGGGGGCCGCTGCGGGTCGAAGGCGTGGGGCGCGCGAGCATTCAGGGGGACGTCGGTTTCGCGACGGCGCTGATGAAGATGGGCGCGAACGTGACGATGGGGGACGACTGGATCGAAGTGCGCGGCGTGGGCAACGATCACGGAAAGCTGGACCCGATCGACATGGACTTCAACCTGATCCCCGATGCGGCGATGACCATCGCAGTGGCCGCGCTGTTCGCGGACGGCACGACCACGCTGCGCAATATCGGGAGCTGGCGCGTGAAGGAAACGGATCGGATCGCCGCGATGGCGACGGAGTTGAGCAAGGTCGGCGCAAAGGTGCAGGCGGGTGAGGATTTTCTCGTCGTGACGCCACCCGAGCAACTGACGCCGAACGCCGCGATCGACACCTACGACGACCACCGGATGGCGATGTGCTTCTCTCTGGTGAGCCTCGGCGGCGTGCCCGTCCGGATCAACGATCCGAAATGCGTCGGCAAGACGTTCCCCGATTATTTCGAGCGTTTCCTGGCGCTCACGCAACCCTGA
- the lapB gene encoding lipopolysaccharide assembly protein LapB, with amino-acid sequence MDLDLWWLLVIPVAFAFGWVAARYDLKALLSESANLPRSYFRGLNFLLNEQPDQAIDAFIEVVKLDPETIELHFALGNLFRRRGETDRAIRVHQNLLSRADLPVTERDHALFELGQDFLKAGLLDRAEETFNALESGDYALGAQRALLTIYQIEKDWNKSIDTARRLETMGAASLDKEIGHFHCELAQEALQQKKSDESRRQLELALKAHPQNVRATILFGDVDAAAGQYEAAIAQWLRVEEQNPAYLPLVAEKLTKAYEALGRAEEGADLLTTWVDRYPSNDLLDVAYQHVSALRGPEAAHALARTQMQKSPNLAGMTRLLEAQQAVAEEPRRSELELMRTLIRQRTKNLPRYTCQNCGFRARLFYWQCPGCSGWETYAPRRVEPITASS; translated from the coding sequence ATGGATCTAGACCTCTGGTGGCTGCTCGTCATACCCGTCGCATTCGCGTTCGGCTGGGTGGCTGCGCGCTACGACCTGAAGGCGCTGCTTTCCGAAAGCGCCAACCTGCCGCGCTCTTATTTCCGCGGCCTGAACTTTCTGTTAAACGAGCAACCGGACCAGGCTATCGACGCCTTCATCGAAGTCGTCAAGCTCGATCCCGAAACGATCGAGCTGCACTTCGCGCTCGGCAATCTGTTTCGGCGCCGCGGCGAAACGGATCGGGCGATCCGCGTGCACCAGAACCTGCTAAGTCGCGCCGACTTACCCGTTACCGAGCGCGATCACGCGTTGTTCGAACTGGGACAGGACTTCCTGAAGGCTGGCCTTCTGGACCGCGCGGAAGAGACGTTCAATGCGCTCGAATCGGGCGATTACGCGCTTGGCGCCCAGCGGGCGCTGCTTACCATCTACCAGATCGAGAAGGACTGGAACAAATCGATCGATACCGCTCGCCGGCTCGAGACGATGGGCGCGGCGTCGCTCGACAAGGAAATCGGCCACTTTCATTGCGAGCTGGCGCAGGAGGCGCTACAGCAGAAGAAGTCGGACGAGTCCCGTCGCCAGCTGGAGCTGGCGCTGAAGGCACATCCGCAGAACGTGCGCGCGACGATCCTGTTCGGCGATGTCGATGCCGCGGCCGGCCAGTACGAGGCGGCAATCGCGCAATGGCTGCGTGTCGAGGAACAGAACCCGGCGTATCTGCCCCTCGTCGCCGAAAAGCTGACGAAGGCGTACGAGGCGCTGGGTCGTGCGGAAGAGGGCGCCGACCTGCTGACGACATGGGTGGACCGTTATCCGTCGAACGATCTGCTCGACGTCGCGTATCAGCACGTGTCGGCGCTGCGGGGTCCTGAAGCGGCCCACGCGCTCGCGCGCACGCAGATGCAAAAGTCCCCGAATCTCGCGGGCATGACGCGTCTGCTCGAAGCGCAGCAGGCGGTGGCCGAGGAGCCGCGCCGCAGCGAACTGGAACTGATGCGCACGTTGATCCGTCAGCGCACCAAGAACCTGCCGCGTTACACGTGCCAGAATTGCGGCTTCCGGGCGCGACTTTTCTATTGGCAGTGTCCGGGATGCAGCGGCTGGGAAACCTATGCGCCACGCCGCGTCGAGCCCATCACGGCGTCGAGTTGA
- a CDS encoding ComEA family DNA-binding protein → MLKKIFVTAAMLAAFGQAFASVDVNSANESALRGIKGIGPAKAKAILDERAAHGPFKDAADLSKRVKGLGGHTVERLQAEGLAVGTSGAGATAVAAAGAQAAAPHAKAAAAAKSDTAVVVKK, encoded by the coding sequence ATGCTCAAAAAAATCTTCGTCACGGCGGCCATGCTCGCCGCTTTCGGCCAGGCGTTCGCCTCGGTCGACGTCAATTCCGCTAACGAATCCGCGCTGCGCGGCATCAAGGGCATTGGCCCTGCGAAGGCGAAAGCCATTCTCGACGAACGCGCCGCTCACGGTCCATTCAAGGACGCGGCAGATCTCAGCAAGCGGGTTAAGGGTCTCGGCGGCCATACGGTCGAACGTCTGCAGGCCGAGGGGCTCGCTGTCGGCACATCGGGCGCTGGTGCGACGGCTGTCGCTGCTGCTGGCGCACAGGCTGCGGCGCCTCATGCGAAAGCCGCGGCCGCTGCGAAGAGCGATACGGCCGTGGTGGTCAAGAAGTAG
- a CDS encoding UDP-glucose dehydrogenase family protein: protein MKITIIGTGYVGLVTGACLAEVGNDVFCLDVDPRKIDILNNGGMPIHEPGLQEIIARSRAAGRITFSTDVAASVAHGEVQFIAVGTPPDEDGSADLQYVLEAARNIGRTMNGFKVVVDKSTVPVGTAQRVRAVIEEELAKRGLNGSAQHGFSIVSNPEFLKEGAAVEDFMRPDRIVVGVDNDEQGDKAREKIRRLYAPFNRNHERTLYMDVRSAEFTKYAANAMLATRISFMNEMANLADTVGADIEAVRRGIGSDPRIGYHFLYAGVGYGGSCFPKDVQALIRTGAEQGHNLRILEAVEDVNHEQKEVLVRKITGSLGEDLSGRTFAVWGLSFKPNTDDMREAPSRRVIGQLLARGATVRAYDPVATTEAKRVFALDLAGLPEQQARLHFESTQDETLGGADALVIVTEWKEFKSPDFTHLKSQLKAPLIFDGRNLYEPEAMSELGIDYHSIGRPYARPAETSSDSGRA, encoded by the coding sequence ATGAAAATCACCATTATCGGGACGGGTTACGTAGGTCTTGTCACGGGCGCATGTCTTGCCGAAGTCGGCAACGACGTGTTCTGTCTGGATGTCGATCCGCGCAAGATTGATATTCTCAACAACGGCGGCATGCCGATTCACGAGCCGGGCTTGCAGGAAATCATCGCGCGTTCACGCGCGGCCGGCCGCATCACGTTTTCGACGGATGTCGCGGCGAGCGTCGCGCATGGTGAGGTCCAGTTCATCGCCGTCGGCACACCGCCCGATGAAGACGGTTCCGCCGACCTGCAGTACGTGCTCGAAGCGGCCCGCAACATCGGCCGCACGATGAACGGGTTCAAGGTGGTGGTCGACAAGTCGACGGTGCCCGTCGGCACCGCGCAACGCGTGCGCGCGGTAATCGAGGAAGAACTGGCGAAGCGCGGCTTGAACGGCAGCGCACAGCATGGCTTCTCGATCGTATCGAACCCAGAGTTCCTGAAGGAAGGCGCGGCCGTCGAAGACTTCATGCGGCCGGACCGCATCGTCGTCGGCGTCGACAACGACGAGCAAGGCGACAAGGCGCGCGAGAAGATCCGCCGTCTGTACGCGCCGTTCAACCGCAACCACGAACGCACGTTGTACATGGATGTGCGCTCGGCCGAGTTCACGAAATACGCCGCGAACGCGATGCTCGCGACGCGCATCTCGTTCATGAACGAGATGGCGAATCTGGCCGATACCGTCGGCGCGGACATCGAGGCCGTGCGCCGCGGTATCGGCTCGGATCCGCGCATCGGCTATCACTTCCTTTACGCGGGCGTCGGCTATGGCGGCTCGTGTTTTCCGAAGGACGTGCAGGCGCTGATCCGCACGGGCGCGGAGCAGGGTCACAACCTGCGCATTCTCGAGGCCGTCGAAGACGTCAATCACGAGCAGAAGGAAGTGCTGGTGCGCAAGATCACGGGCTCGCTCGGCGAAGACCTGAGCGGCCGCACGTTCGCCGTGTGGGGGCTGTCGTTCAAGCCGAACACCGACGACATGCGCGAAGCGCCGAGCCGCCGCGTGATCGGGCAATTGCTTGCGCGCGGTGCGACGGTGCGGGCCTACGATCCCGTCGCGACGACGGAAGCGAAGCGGGTGTTCGCGCTCGATCTGGCCGGGTTGCCGGAGCAGCAAGCGCGTCTGCATTTCGAGAGCACGCAGGACGAAACGCTTGGCGGTGCGGACGCGCTCGTGATCGTCACGGAATGGAAGGAATTCAAGAGCCCGGACTTCACGCATCTGAAGTCGCAGCTCAAGGCGCCGTTGATTTTCGACGGCCGCAATCTGTATGAACCCGAGGCGATGTCGGAGCTCGGGATTGACTATCACTCGATTGGACGTCCCTATGCAAGACCCGCTGAAACTTCATCCGACTCCGGCCGTGCCTGA
- the rfaE1 gene encoding D-glycero-beta-D-manno-heptose-7-phosphate kinase, translating to MQDPLKLHPTPAVPEGATLAPEVGVIARERLAAARVLVVGDVMLDRYWFGDVNRISPEAPVPVVLVQRQEDRLGGAANVARNAAALGAQAGLLCVVGHDEPGERVVQLLGDSGVASHLERDPELPTTIKLRVLSRQQQLLRVDFEKAPAHEALLAGLARYDALLPAHDVILMSDYAKGGLTHVTQMIAKARAAGKPVLVDPKGDDWERYRGATLITPNRAELREVIGHWKSEADLLARVTRLRAELDLTALLLTRSEEGMTLFSDEGVLHAAAVAREVYDVSGAGDTVIATLAVMLGAGLPLDEAVSLANRAAGIVVAKLGTATVDYDELFH from the coding sequence ATGCAAGACCCGCTGAAACTTCATCCGACTCCGGCCGTGCCTGAAGGCGCGACGCTCGCGCCCGAGGTGGGCGTCATCGCGCGCGAGCGGCTTGCTGCCGCCCGCGTGCTGGTGGTTGGGGACGTGATGCTCGATCGCTACTGGTTCGGCGATGTGAACCGGATATCGCCGGAAGCGCCCGTTCCCGTTGTGCTCGTGCAGCGCCAGGAAGACCGGCTGGGCGGCGCGGCGAACGTCGCGCGCAACGCGGCGGCGCTCGGTGCGCAGGCCGGCTTGCTGTGTGTAGTCGGCCACGACGAGCCCGGCGAGCGCGTCGTCCAACTGCTCGGCGATAGTGGCGTCGCGTCCCATCTCGAGCGTGATCCCGAACTGCCGACGACCATCAAGCTACGCGTGTTGTCGCGTCAGCAGCAGCTGCTGCGCGTCGATTTCGAGAAGGCGCCCGCGCACGAGGCGCTGCTCGCAGGCCTCGCGCGCTATGACGCGCTGCTGCCCGCTCACGACGTAATCCTGATGTCGGACTATGCGAAGGGTGGCCTCACGCACGTCACGCAGATGATCGCGAAGGCGCGTGCGGCGGGCAAGCCGGTGCTGGTCGATCCGAAGGGCGACGACTGGGAGCGCTACCGCGGCGCCACGCTGATCACGCCAAACCGCGCGGAGCTGCGCGAGGTGATCGGGCATTGGAAGTCCGAGGCCGATCTGCTCGCGCGCGTGACCAGGCTGCGCGCCGAACTCGATCTGACAGCGCTGCTGCTCACGCGCTCGGAAGAAGGCATGACGTTGTTCTCGGACGAGGGCGTCCTGCACGCGGCTGCCGTAGCGCGTGAAGTGTATGATGTGTCCGGCGCGGGCGATACCGTGATCGCGACGCTCGCCGTCATGCTCGGCGCGGGCCTGCCGCTGGACGAAGCCGTGTCGCTTGCGAATCGCGCCGCAGGCATTGTGGTCGCCAAGCTCGGCACGGCCACTGTCGACTACGACGAACTCTTTCACTGA
- the rfaD gene encoding ADP-glyceromanno-heptose 6-epimerase, producing the protein MTLIVTGAAGFIGSNLVKALNERGEDGIIAVDNLTRADKFKNLVDCEIDDYLDKTEFVERFARGDFGKVRAIFHEGACSDTMETDGRYMMDNNFRYSRAVLDACLAQGVQFLYASSAATYGGSTRFVEEREVEAPLNVYGYSKFLFDQVIRRVLPTAKSQIAGFRYFNVYGPRESHKARMASVAFHNFNQFRAEGKVKLFGEYNGYAAGEQTRDFVSVEDLVKVNLHFFDHPEKSGIFNLGSGRAQPFNDIASTVVNALRALDGEPALSLAELVQRGLIEYIPFPDALRGKYQCFTQADLTKLRAAGYDAPFLTVQEGVDRYVRWLSGQV; encoded by the coding sequence ATGACCCTCATCGTCACCGGCGCGGCTGGTTTTATCGGCAGCAATCTCGTCAAGGCGCTCAACGAGCGCGGCGAAGACGGCATCATCGCCGTCGACAATCTGACGCGCGCCGACAAGTTCAAGAATCTCGTCGACTGTGAAATCGATGACTATCTCGACAAGACGGAATTCGTCGAGCGCTTTGCGCGCGGCGACTTCGGCAAGGTGCGCGCGATTTTCCATGAGGGTGCCTGTTCGGACACGATGGAAACCGACGGCCGCTACATGATGGATAACAACTTCCGCTATAGCCGCGCGGTGCTCGATGCGTGTCTCGCGCAGGGCGTGCAATTTCTGTACGCGTCGTCGGCGGCGACTTATGGCGGCTCGACGCGCTTCGTCGAAGAGCGCGAGGTCGAGGCGCCGCTGAATGTATACGGCTATTCGAAGTTCCTGTTCGATCAGGTGATCCGGCGCGTGCTGCCCACCGCGAAGAGCCAGATTGCGGGCTTTCGCTACTTCAACGTGTACGGGCCGCGCGAATCGCACAAGGCACGCATGGCTTCCGTCGCGTTTCACAACTTCAACCAGTTCCGCGCTGAAGGGAAAGTCAAGCTCTTCGGCGAGTACAACGGCTACGCAGCAGGCGAACAGACGCGCGACTTCGTCTCCGTCGAAGACCTGGTGAAGGTGAATCTGCACTTCTTCGATCATCCGGAGAAGTCGGGCATCTTCAATCTCGGCAGCGGGCGTGCGCAGCCGTTCAATGACATCGCGTCGACGGTGGTCAACGCGCTGCGTGCGCTCGACGGCGAGCCGGCGTTGTCGCTCGCTGAGCTGGTGCAGCGCGGGTTGATCGAGTACATCCCGTTCCCCGACGCGTTGCGCGGCAAGTATCAGTGCTTCACGCAAGCCGACCTGACGAAGCTGCGCGCAGCGGGCTACGACGCGCCGTTCCTGACGGTGCAGGAAGGCGTCGATCGTTACGTGCGTTGGCTATCCGGCCAGGTGTAA
- the cmk gene encoding (d)CMP kinase, translating into MKPTRPFHQTPVITIDGPTASGKGTVAALVAAELGFHLLDSGALYRLAALASVRYDIAADDAEALAKLVGELHITFREGIAQLDGADVSTDIRAEEIGNRASAIAIHAPVRAALVARQRAFRKQPGLVADGRDMGTVIFPDAALKVFLTASVEARATRRHKQLIQKGFSANMDDLLRDLRERDERDSQRAAAPLKPAADAQLLDTSALSVDQAVEQVVQWYRALVPQS; encoded by the coding sequence ATGAAACCGACCCGCCCCTTTCACCAGACGCCCGTTATCACGATCGACGGCCCCACCGCATCCGGCAAAGGCACGGTGGCCGCGCTGGTCGCCGCCGAACTCGGCTTCCATCTGCTGGACAGCGGCGCGCTGTACCGTCTCGCTGCGCTCGCGAGCGTACGCTACGACATCGCCGCCGACGACGCCGAAGCACTTGCAAAACTGGTCGGCGAGCTCCATATCACTTTCCGCGAGGGCATCGCACAGCTGGACGGCGCCGACGTGTCGACTGACATCCGTGCCGAGGAAATCGGCAACCGTGCCTCGGCAATCGCCATTCATGCACCCGTCCGGGCGGCGCTAGTGGCCCGTCAGCGGGCTTTCCGCAAGCAGCCCGGCCTCGTCGCGGACGGCCGCGACATGGGCACCGTGATCTTTCCTGACGCCGCGCTGAAGGTGTTTTTGACGGCCAGCGTCGAGGCGCGCGCAACCCGCCGGCATAAGCAATTGATCCAAAAAGGATTTTCTGCTAATATGGATGACTTGCTCCGGGATTTGCGTGAACGCGACGAGCGCGACAGTCAGCGCGCGGCCGCGCCGCTCAAGCCTGCAGCAGATGCGCAGCTTCTCGACACCTCTGCATTGTCGGTCGACCAGGCGGTCGAACAGGTGGTGCAATGGTACCGGGCGCTTGTTCCGCAAAGCTGA
- the cysM gene encoding cysteine synthase CysM, whose translation MAYKTIEDTIGNTPLIQLVRVVDEDIRARNNVVLGKLEGNNPAGSVKDRPALSMIKQAELRGRIKPGDTLIEATSGNTGIALAMAAAIRGYKMILIMPEDLSLERRQSMAAYGAQIVLTPVTGGMEYARDLAEQMQREGKGIILDQFGNPDNPLAHYEATGPEIWRDTEGRITHFVSAMGTTGTIMGVSQYLKELKPSIEIVGAQPEEGSRIPGIRKWPEAYLPKIFDRSRVDRVENVSQAASEAMARRLASVEGVFCGISSAGACEVALRVARQVENATIVFIVCDRGDRYLSTGVFPA comes from the coding sequence ATGGCTTACAAAACGATTGAAGACACGATTGGCAATACGCCCCTCATTCAACTCGTCCGCGTCGTGGACGAAGACATCCGCGCCCGCAACAACGTCGTGCTTGGCAAGCTGGAAGGCAATAATCCCGCGGGTTCGGTCAAGGACCGCCCGGCGCTGTCGATGATCAAGCAGGCGGAACTGCGCGGGCGCATCAAACCGGGCGACACGCTGATCGAAGCGACGAGCGGCAACACGGGCATCGCGCTGGCGATGGCCGCGGCCATCCGCGGCTACAAGATGATTCTCATCATGCCGGAAGACCTGTCGCTGGAGCGGCGTCAAAGCATGGCCGCATACGGCGCGCAGATCGTGCTGACGCCCGTCACGGGCGGCATGGAATACGCACGCGATCTCGCCGAGCAGATGCAGCGCGAAGGCAAAGGAATCATCCTCGACCAGTTCGGCAACCCGGACAATCCGCTTGCGCACTACGAAGCGACGGGCCCTGAAATCTGGCGCGATACGGAAGGACGCATCACACACTTCGTGTCGGCGATGGGCACGACGGGCACGATCATGGGCGTGTCGCAGTATCTGAAAGAACTGAAGCCGTCGATCGAAATCGTGGGCGCGCAGCCTGAAGAGGGCTCGCGCATCCCGGGCATCCGCAAATGGCCGGAGGCGTATCTGCCGAAAATTTTCGACCGCAGCCGCGTCGATCGCGTCGAAAACGTGAGCCAGGCAGCGTCGGAAGCGATGGCGCGCCGGTTGGCGTCTGTCGAGGGCGTGTTCTGCGGCATTTCTTCGGCGGGTGCGTGCGAAGTGGCGCTGCGTGTCGCGCGCCAGGTGGAGAACGCGACCATCGTGTTCATCGTCTGCGATCGCGGCGACCGTTATCTGTCGACGGGCGTGTTCCCCGCCTGA